ATTTATAGGGCCAACCTCACACCGTGCGATAAGCAGTTGAGGcgctttcaacgccatcaataacAGAATCAATGCGGTTAAATGCTATAATCTCGGAAAGGGAAgatattgaaaacgcgtgggaagcaggaCGGTCTCCAAGGAAGTAACCGCCCAAAATGGGGTTATCTTTTCAGCGGTCTTGCTTTTCATTAATTGTCAGACTCTAAATGATATTTGGGCCGAGCAAAGCgggctaaatattaaatatattaaATTACAAAGTAAAATGGGCCTGAAgtaagaggcctaaagtttacgacccgcatgggtcaagcgaagcAAATGTTCATCTAGACGAAAGCTAGCGTCAGCAGCAGCTCATTCCGCTTGTCTAACTGCTTCGCGTGCTTGAGCCAAGTCCTGAGACATCGCTTCGAAGGCTGCCAAGGGTTGCTCTATCTGAGGCTCCTCTTGTTCAAGTTGGGCCGTTACCACCACCAACTGGGCCTTGGCTTCGACTAGTTGGACTTAGAGATCCTGAATGTGGGTCCGAAGGTGGTTCTGCTAGATCCGTAGGTCCCTGACGCGAATCGTTCGATCGCCTAGGGAGTCGCGAGATGCCTCTGCTTGTTGCGCAAGGCCGCGATAGTGAGCATGGACCTGCCTGGCTTGCACGGTCGCTGTCGTTCTCTCATTAATCCGTGCAGGGAGGTTTTGTAGAAGCTCATATATCTCAAAGAATTCAGCTTCAGTGATAGTGCGTTCGCGGCGAAGCACCATTAGATATTCTTGAGCTTTGGCGGTTGCGCCCGGCAgtaaaatgtcaggacccagaAGTCGCTGCAGACTGTCCCTCGCTTCATCTGTGACTCCTGGGGGAGCCACTTCGAGGACACGAACAAGCCTTTCCAGCCTATTAGGAGGCTCGGGGGCAGGAACGTTGGCTATAACATCAGCATCATCAGCTGCAGCAGCAGGGACTGCCTGGGGCTCGACGAAGGGGGCCGCAGCCGGTTCCGGTGCTACATTTATGTCGGCGCCTACTTCTGGAACCTGGGGGGCAGGTTTTTGAGCCACCATGCCCTCAACAGCGGGCTCAACAGGACCAGCGACATCGACCTCCTCAACAGGGATGTTACTCTGTAATGGAGAAGGATTATCAGATATACAAAAATGAACAAGGGCTGAGGCATTAATTTTAGACTTAGAGTACCTCGGCGATAGGAGCTTCGTCTGAGATACCTACCGGCGCGGGCTCTTGAACTGCCTCACCAGGAGTGAGATTGTGCGATACATGCGCTGACGGTGGTGCAGCGATCGGATACTCTGGTGGTACATCCGGAAGAGGTGCATTTTCTTCCGATTCAGGTGAACTGTCCTctatgatctgcacaggaatagAGGCTGAATCGCCAACGGTGCTGATAGGAGGTGGAAGATTTTCAGGGCCCACGGATGCTGGCGCTTGTGAAGCAGTTGTTCCATGACTAGCAGCTGAAGAGCCTTCTCCAGCATGTCCAAATGGCCTGCGACAAACCTGTAAAGGAAAAGGTCATGAAGTGTGGACAGAGGTATAAACAATTTCTAATATGAGCTCCTTGCTTCTTACCAGTCGGTCAGCCAATGGTTCATCTCCTTCCCAGGGGTCAGCGTGAGTGCCCGAGCGACTGCGCTTGGGAGCTATAGTGGCCGAGACCTGTAAAAAACAAGAAATTAGAACTTAATTCACAGAGTATGATCCTGAAGATAGAGGGTTCTTACAGTTTGTGGATCGTTGTCATCAGAAGAAGAGGAATCTTCAGCTGCGGATTCAGCGAGCACTGCCTTCTGTTTTCCAGACTGTCCGGCGGCCGGATAAGCACTGGTTGTGCGGCGGCCGGATAAGCACTGGTTGTGCGGCGGCCAGGGCGCGGCGCACTCCCCTAGTACAAATAGGGATGATTAGAATGGGTAAATAATGAGGGAGTTTGCAGAGGTTAAAGTTACAGTGCTTACCTCTGGAGGAggttgacaggacccgacccaggaatcgccCCActttacctggatacgagcctgcggggcccactttaagcgaaatcctaccgaaaattcggcagaacctcccctaaaaatgggctacccaaaatttcacaaacctggacatgatatCAActataacttctactcaacctactatatcaaatttacaatccatgcacatatattacatccgaaaagctcaaatcccaacataatccTCTGTAAGCAACAACAACCCatacaacaacatccatcaaacttcaaagaaaaggtttatcagagcaacactaaactaagccgatatcatacaaggtaggttaagtaataacctacggacaaaaacggaagcgctgatttccaaagtccttgagcctggacgcaatctcggctaatctgaaatctgggcatttgaaaacgaagggcccaggggaaaaacatataaaatccattagagtgagtggacaaaactgaaacgagaatcaaaacaatttatggtatgcttccccatttctctttttaacaaaaccatcatgcagccaaatcctatgaagttccaactcaaatccttttccatgaaactcatttgatgactaggaaggactgcttcctaggcatctcatgccatcggggagggactgccacccgatgacgcatcggaagggactgccaaccggataggaggcggtgattagttgggactgccaactagccacaagtagtagatgggactgccgactaactacatcaagtcatctggaagggactgccaaccagatgacacttcggatgggactgccaaccgagctgtagtctggacgggactgccgaccagactattacctagaagtgactgccaactaggtaagatacgcatgcgccaaaactggcctccttgtcaactgtttcctttttaatccttttctttccacaaaatcacatttcaaaacttaataccatgctgcatgaattatttaaataaaaataaaggtccactcacaagtaaatcccgcagctaaccctgctgcctgtctgtgtcctcctcgctcgagggctcagtacgtcctgtcacaataaaatatgatataattaaccatataatgagatactctcaaaaacaactcattcccctcggaataagcatccgttaaTCACAAATTGTCATAAAACTCCCTCACTTAAACTTgggattaaattctataattccttaaaATCTCAAAGCCCTCAAAGCCCTTTAATTCAAACTATTCAACTGATTTTTAATTCGATTTCTCAATCGTTCAAGGACCTCACttaatttaaatcttcacaagaacctttcgataactaaacaaattttaattcacttccttcaacaaaattttccaccaaatataatataaatcctttcTAAAATTTCCACATTCAATCTTAATTTTCCCCATTTCCACTCACAATTCCATCTCTAAATTTCAACTCCTCTCTAAATTctcttttccaaaacacaatctccactccaaactcctccacaaaatagaacaattccacattctttcttaatttttctctcctttgcaaaatcacaatttcaactctaacaatctcaaattctctctacttcctaacaaataattcataatagtcCTTTAATAAGAGAATTCACCCAACATTACCAACATGACAAATCCAACAACCATGTTCAACAATCCAAATCCAACAAAACCTCAATAtccaacaatttcaaatttaacacaaactcaaagattaaattcaattccaatcaacctatttattccaaaatcaacttcataacccacacaactatctctaaacctgcaacaacaaccaaattcaagtaggaatatccagaaaaatcaaacaagaacccaagaattcgagagttactgttcacggtactgttcacagtctcaaacaccttcaaatcttcctccaccgatcaaaacgagctgcaacaaggttaggaatacgttcagtacttccccaacaaccaaaacccaaagaaattcgaccggaaattgccggaaaactgagatcaaagcaaaaatccattttttcccatttctgcaattttcctcatatctccaaaaccaaagctacccaaggtgaaatacttacattagatgcaagaggaggaagagaagatccTCTAATGGCCGGTGGTGCGGCCGGTGGCGGTGGTTTCACCGGAAAAAGTGGCTCCGGTttgcagaaagagaaagaaaagaaagaagagaaaagaaagaaggaagaaaggaaggggggggggggctggAATCGGGaaaccgatttctctctcttccttttctgtttttatttcctcttttccacaataataaactcatctaaaaaaaaaataaccatgCTATGAATAGTACTTTCTATTTTTGATCATAACTTTTTCGTAGAAactccgatttaaacaaacttcgtgtccacgaactcgattttgcgtattctacgacaatctcaaataaatttcctaatttaccggactaaagaaaagtcactcctcggtcaaccacagtaaaaagtaattaataggtacggggcattacaatctcccctccttataaaatttcgtcctcgaaattatacctgtcaaggaaaaagatgtggatactgttgcctcatttgatcctctggttcccaagtagcttcttcaaTCAGGTGATTCCTCCATAATACCTTAACCAAAGGTATAACCTTACTTCGGAGTACTTGCTCCCGACGATCAAGGATCTGtactggttcttcttcatatgtTAAATCTTCTGTAAGTGTAATGGGTTGAGCTGGTAACACATGTGAAGGATCAGTGATGTACTTGCGAAGCATGGAGACATGGAAAACATCATGTACTTGAGATAGTTGTGGAGGTAAAGCCAAGCGATAAGCAACAAGACCAATTCGTTCCACAATCTCATAAGGACCAATATACCTCGGACTTAGTTTCCCTCGTTTACCAAACCTTACCACACCCTTCCAAGGAGATAACTTCAGaaatacccaatcaccaacttgaaattcaagatgCTTCCTGTGTTTATCTGCGTAGCTCTTCTGTCTGCTTTGGGCCGTCTTAAGTCTCTCTCTGATCACCTTAACCTTATCTGTTGTGATTTCAATAATCTcaggaccaataagttgtctttctcccacttcatcccaacacaagggggtcctacactgtttcccatacaaagcttcgtagggagccataccaatactcgaatggtaactgttgttatatgcaaactccatcaaggccaagtgcttatcccaacttcctttaaattgtagagAAC
Above is a genomic segment from Rosa chinensis cultivar Old Blush chromosome 3, RchiOBHm-V2, whole genome shotgun sequence containing:
- the LOC112194007 gene encoding skin secretory protein xP2, which produces MVVGFVMLVMLGSYPGKVGRFLGRVLSTSSRGECAAPWPPHNQCLSGRRTTSAYPAAGQSGKQKAVLAESAAEDSSSSDDNDPQTVSATIAPKRSRSGTHADPWEGDEPLADRLVCRRPFGHAGEGSSAASHGTTASQAPASVGPENLPPPISTVGDSASIPVQIIEDSSPESEENAPLPDVPPEYPIAAPPSAHVSHNLTPGEAVQEPAPVGISDEAPIAESNIPVEEVDVAGPVEPAVEGMVAQKPAPQVPEVGADINVAPEPAAAPFVEPQAVPAAAADDADVIANVPAPEPPNRLERLVRVLEVAPPGVTDEARDSLQRLLGPDILLPGATAKAQEYLMVLRRERTITEAEFFEIYELLQNLPARINERTTATVQARQVHAHYRGLAQQAEASRDSLGDRTIRVRDLRI